Proteins from a single region of Salinibacter grassmerensis:
- a CDS encoding DJ-1/PfpI family protein — translation MSKTILMIVGDFAEDYETMVPFQMLDLAGHEVHAVCPEKKAGDTVKTAIHDFEGDQTYTEKPGHNFALNATFEEVDAADYDALCLPGGRAPEYLRTNDRVIEMTRHFFEEDKPVAAICHAAQTLAAADVLDGRRCSAYPACAPEVEAAGGSYVDVEMSEAVTDGNLVTAPAWPAHAAWIRQFLDVLGTRIEHAEPVTA, via the coding sequence ATGTCCAAAACCATCCTGATGATCGTTGGCGACTTTGCCGAGGACTACGAGACGATGGTCCCCTTCCAGATGCTCGACCTGGCGGGCCACGAGGTGCACGCCGTGTGCCCGGAGAAGAAGGCCGGCGATACGGTGAAGACCGCCATCCACGACTTTGAGGGCGATCAGACCTACACCGAGAAGCCGGGCCACAACTTTGCCCTGAACGCCACCTTCGAGGAGGTCGACGCGGCCGACTACGATGCGCTCTGCCTGCCAGGGGGCCGCGCGCCGGAGTACCTGCGCACGAACGACCGCGTGATTGAGATGACGCGGCACTTCTTTGAGGAGGACAAGCCCGTCGCGGCCATCTGCCACGCCGCGCAGACGCTTGCCGCCGCCGACGTGCTCGACGGCCGTCGCTGCTCCGCGTACCCGGCCTGTGCCCCGGAGGTGGAGGCGGCCGGCGGCAGCTACGTCGACGTGGAGATGAGCGAGGCGGTGACCGACGGAAATCTCGTCACGGCTCCTGCCTGGCCCGCCCACGCGGCCTGGATTCGTCAGTTCTTGGATGTGCTCGGCACCCGCATTGAGCACGCCGAGCCGGTTACGGCTTAG
- a CDS encoding phosphoadenylyl-sulfate reductase: MAFSSDESASPWSSSRLAALNAQFEPHGPKAILNWATHTFGDDLAQGTGFGPSGIVIMHMLADLRPGTTVFYLDTDLLFPETYELCDDLDERLDVDVTRVHGGLSLDEQAEQEGDELWNRDPNRCCFLRKVKPLRNFLDDRRAWITGVRRDQSERRADTDILSWEGQYGVFKINPLANWTQKEVWKYLFEHDLPYNPKHDQGYPSLGCVPCTEPVDQSDGYSREGRWGDRDKTECGLHTSPDEDEEAQATES; the protein is encoded by the coding sequence ATGGCCTTCTCTTCCGACGAAAGCGCCTCTCCCTGGTCGAGTTCGCGGCTGGCGGCCCTGAACGCGCAGTTTGAACCCCACGGCCCGAAGGCCATTCTCAACTGGGCCACGCACACCTTCGGCGACGACTTAGCGCAGGGAACGGGGTTCGGGCCATCGGGGATCGTCATCATGCACATGCTGGCCGACCTCCGGCCCGGCACGACGGTCTTCTACCTCGACACCGACCTGCTCTTCCCGGAGACCTACGAGCTGTGCGACGACCTGGACGAGCGGCTCGACGTGGACGTGACGCGGGTCCACGGGGGGCTCTCGCTCGACGAGCAGGCCGAGCAGGAGGGGGACGAGTTGTGGAACCGAGACCCAAACCGCTGCTGCTTCCTCCGCAAGGTAAAGCCGCTCCGAAATTTTTTGGACGACCGCCGGGCGTGGATCACCGGCGTCCGGCGCGATCAGTCCGAGCGCCGCGCCGACACGGACATCTTGTCCTGGGAAGGGCAGTACGGGGTGTTCAAGATCAACCCACTGGCCAACTGGACGCAGAAGGAGGTGTGGAAGTACCTCTTTGAGCACGACCTTCCCTACAACCCGAAGCATGACCAGGGCTATCCCAGCCTCGGCTGCGTGCCGTGCACCGAGCCGGTGGACCAGTCCGACGGCTATTCGCGGGAAGGGCGCTGGGGCGATCGGGACAAGACGGAGTGTGGGCTTCACACGTCGCCAGACGAGGATGAGGAGGCACAGGCCACGGAGTCGTGA
- a CDS encoding 2-oxoacid:acceptor oxidoreductase subunit alpha has protein sequence MSAPADTTDTKEIPEATVLFAGDSGDGMQITGSQFTLASAYAQNDLATLPDYPAEIRAPAGTTFGVSAFQLHFGAEEVRTPGEKVDLLVAMNAAALKVHLHRVRSGGTIIVNVNAFEENDLKKADLDQNPLTDGTLDDYQVQEVPLTDITRKALSDTDLSLQKVDRSKNMFALGLALWMYSRPVEPAEEWIREKFGDKPEIRDANLTVLEKGFHYGETVDAIGTRYEVNEAVMEPGTYRAVRGAEALALGLVAASVKSDLRLFYGSYPITPASDILHELSEHKNFGVITFQAEDEIAAANSALGASFGGDLGVCATSGPGVALKTETIGLGVMTELPLVVINMQRGGPSTGLPTKPEQGDLLQAVYGRNGEAPLPVLAATSPGDCFHTAYEACRIATKYRTPVLVLADGYLGNGSEAWRIPDTDALPAFDVDFETEATERTIHKDQDGNDQFLPYVRDPETLARVWARPGTPDLEHRLGGLEKEHQTGNVSYDAENHQKMVEIRAQKVQNVTQDIPPTQVYGHSDGDLLVLGWGSTKGAIEEATERAVDQGLRVGSVVLRHVWPLPADLVDVVERFDHVLVPELNNGQLIRVLRDQYRRDFTPLNKIQGRPFRAEEIVETIDTILGTPTPA, from the coding sequence ATGAGCGCGCCCGCCGACACTACGGACACGAAAGAAATTCCCGAGGCTACAGTTCTCTTCGCTGGGGACTCCGGGGACGGGATGCAAATTACCGGGTCGCAGTTTACCCTCGCTTCCGCCTACGCCCAGAACGACCTGGCGACGTTGCCGGATTATCCTGCCGAGATTCGGGCCCCGGCCGGCACCACCTTCGGCGTGAGCGCCTTTCAGCTTCACTTCGGCGCCGAAGAGGTGCGCACGCCGGGCGAAAAGGTGGATCTGCTCGTTGCCATGAACGCGGCGGCGCTCAAGGTGCACCTCCACCGCGTGCGATCGGGCGGCACCATCATCGTCAACGTCAACGCCTTCGAGGAGAACGACCTGAAGAAGGCCGACCTCGACCAGAATCCGCTTACGGACGGCACGCTGGACGACTATCAGGTGCAGGAAGTGCCGCTGACCGACATCACCCGCAAGGCCCTCTCCGACACGGACCTGTCGCTGCAGAAGGTCGACCGGTCGAAAAACATGTTCGCCCTTGGGCTGGCCCTCTGGATGTACTCCCGGCCCGTGGAACCGGCGGAGGAGTGGATTCGGGAGAAGTTTGGCGACAAGCCGGAGATCCGAGACGCCAACCTCACGGTCCTCGAGAAAGGGTTCCACTACGGGGAGACCGTCGACGCCATCGGGACGCGATACGAGGTGAACGAGGCGGTGATGGAGCCCGGGACCTACCGTGCTGTGCGGGGGGCGGAGGCGCTCGCCCTCGGGCTGGTGGCCGCGAGCGTAAAGAGCGACCTCCGTCTCTTCTACGGCTCCTACCCCATCACGCCGGCGTCGGACATCCTCCACGAGCTGAGCGAGCACAAGAACTTCGGCGTCATCACCTTCCAGGCCGAAGACGAGATTGCGGCCGCCAACTCGGCACTCGGCGCCAGCTTTGGGGGCGACCTCGGCGTGTGCGCCACTTCCGGTCCGGGCGTGGCCCTCAAGACGGAGACGATCGGCCTCGGGGTCATGACGGAGCTGCCACTTGTCGTGATCAACATGCAGCGCGGCGGGCCCTCCACCGGCCTGCCCACGAAGCCGGAGCAGGGCGACCTCCTGCAGGCGGTCTACGGCCGCAACGGGGAGGCCCCGCTTCCGGTGCTCGCGGCCACCTCGCCGGGCGACTGCTTCCACACCGCCTACGAGGCGTGCCGCATCGCCACCAAGTACCGCACGCCCGTCCTCGTGCTGGCCGACGGCTACCTCGGCAACGGCTCGGAGGCGTGGCGCATCCCAGACACCGATGCGCTCCCGGCGTTCGACGTCGACTTCGAGACGGAGGCGACCGAGCGCACGATCCACAAGGACCAGGACGGCAACGACCAGTTTCTGCCGTACGTGCGCGACCCGGAGACGCTGGCCCGTGTCTGGGCTCGGCCCGGCACGCCCGATCTGGAGCATCGCCTCGGGGGGCTGGAGAAAGAACACCAGACCGGCAATGTCTCCTACGACGCGGAGAACCACCAGAAGATGGTGGAGATCCGGGCACAGAAGGTGCAGAACGTGACTCAGGACATCCCGCCGACGCAGGTGTACGGCCACTCCGACGGCGATCTGCTCGTGCTCGGCTGGGGCTCCACGAAGGGCGCAATTGAGGAGGCCACCGAACGGGCCGTGGACCAGGGCCTCCGTGTCGGCAGCGTCGTGCTCCGCCACGTGTGGCCCCTGCCGGCGGACCTCGTCGACGTGGTTGAGCGCTTCGACCATGTGCTCGTCCCCGAGCTGAACAACGGCCAGCTGATTCGCGTCCTCCGGGATCAGTACCGCCGCGACTTTACGCCCCTCAACAAGATTCAGGGCCGCCCCTTCCGGGCGGAGGAGATCGTGGAGACGATCGACACGATCCTCGGCACGCCTACGCCGGCGTGA
- a CDS encoding quaternary amine ABC transporter ATP-binding protein, whose translation MAVIEAEGLWKIFGGNPERARTLAQEGMSKAEVKEETGSVIAVDDANFEVQEQEIFVVMGLSGSGKSTLLRCVNRLIEPTFGKVHVHDDEVTAFDEDRLRELRRTKMSMVFQNFGLFPHRTVIGNVEYGLEVAGMDKGERREKARQSLDLVGLDGYEDSQTNQLSGGMQQRVGLARALVNDPEILLMDEAFSALDPLIRADMQNELLELQEQWDPACTVLFITHDLDEALKMGDRIAIMKDGRIAQIGTPTEILTQPADEYVRSFVENVDRTKIVPARTVMRDLGDDETVSADGPSVSPHTPIAELLPVLIDADGVLAVRDSDGILQGVVSQDAVMEEVVQNADGARRRDARAGRTDEDPEAAVA comes from the coding sequence ATGGCTGTTATCGAGGCAGAGGGACTTTGGAAAATTTTTGGGGGAAATCCGGAGCGCGCCCGCACCCTTGCCCAGGAGGGAATGTCGAAGGCGGAGGTAAAGGAGGAAACCGGCTCCGTAATCGCGGTTGACGACGCCAACTTTGAGGTCCAGGAGCAGGAGATCTTCGTGGTGATGGGCCTTTCGGGCAGTGGCAAGTCGACCCTGCTCCGGTGCGTCAATCGCCTGATCGAGCCGACGTTTGGAAAGGTCCACGTCCACGACGACGAGGTGACGGCCTTCGACGAGGATCGCCTCCGCGAGCTGCGCCGGACCAAGATGTCGATGGTCTTTCAGAATTTTGGGCTGTTCCCGCACCGGACGGTCATCGGAAACGTGGAATACGGCCTCGAGGTGGCGGGCATGGACAAGGGGGAGCGGCGCGAGAAGGCCCGCCAGTCGCTGGATCTCGTGGGACTGGACGGTTACGAGGATAGCCAGACCAACCAGTTGAGTGGAGGCATGCAGCAGCGAGTGGGGCTGGCCCGTGCCCTCGTCAACGACCCCGAAATTCTACTCATGGACGAGGCGTTCAGCGCCCTCGACCCCCTGATTCGGGCCGATATGCAGAACGAGTTGCTGGAGTTGCAGGAGCAGTGGGACCCGGCCTGTACGGTCCTCTTCATCACCCACGACCTCGATGAGGCACTGAAGATGGGCGACCGCATCGCCATCATGAAGGACGGCCGGATTGCCCAGATTGGCACCCCCACCGAGATCCTCACCCAGCCCGCCGACGAGTACGTCCGCTCCTTCGTCGAAAACGTGGACCGCACGAAAATTGTCCCCGCCCGGACCGTGATGCGGGACCTTGGCGATGACGAGACCGTGTCTGCCGACGGGCCGTCCGTCTCGCCCCACACGCCGATTGCCGAGCTGCTTCCAGTGCTGATCGACGCCGATGGGGTCCTGGCCGTCCGCGACTCGGACGGCATCCTCCAGGGCGTCGTGAGCCAGGATGCCGTCATGGAAGAGGTGGTGCAGAACGCCGATGGGGCGCGGCGGCGGGACGCCCGCGCCGGCCGGACCGACGAAGACCCCGAAGCAGCGGTGGCCTAG
- a CDS encoding flavin monoamine oxidase family protein translates to MPESPSVLVVGAGLAGLVAATELHAAGVSVCVWEAHSRVGGRCRSPAVGPDEVRLDLGAAWHWEEHERVRTLADRLGIERVRQHEPGVAVQEWARDEPVEPFEWPETPPPSWRLVEGTQALHERLAARLPDAALCLRHRLQALRHTGPAVQATAQTPDGPRATSVDAVVLAVPPRLAGHTLQFEPALPDALSSALRGTTTWMSPSAKAAVTYDRPFWREQGLAGRVRSAAGPVHDWHDATTPDGHAALVGFMHPPGPDSPTPSDSGEQRAALVRQLVHCFGEAAGAPTGVATADWRHDPATTPPTGPKPGPHAPPDPAPILQRPQWEGRLHVAAAETATEHPGYLDGAIEAGRRAALTLA, encoded by the coding sequence GTGCCTGAGTCCCCGTCCGTTCTCGTCGTGGGGGCGGGGCTTGCGGGCCTCGTGGCGGCCACGGAGCTGCACGCGGCGGGCGTGTCGGTCTGTGTCTGGGAGGCGCATAGCCGCGTGGGGGGACGGTGCCGGAGCCCGGCCGTCGGCCCCGACGAGGTGCGCCTGGACCTAGGGGCCGCCTGGCACTGGGAGGAGCACGAACGGGTGCGCACACTGGCGGATCGCCTCGGCATTGAACGGGTGCGCCAGCACGAGCCGGGCGTGGCGGTCCAGGAATGGGCCCGAGACGAGCCTGTCGAGCCCTTCGAGTGGCCCGAAACTCCCCCGCCCTCCTGGCGCCTCGTGGAGGGGACCCAGGCGCTGCACGAGCGCCTTGCCGCCCGGCTCCCGGATGCCGCCCTTTGTCTTCGCCACCGGCTCCAGGCCCTCCGGCACACGGGGCCCGCGGTGCAGGCCACCGCCCAGACGCCCGATGGCCCGCGGGCCACGTCGGTCGACGCGGTCGTGCTTGCCGTCCCGCCCCGGCTGGCCGGCCACACCCTTCAGTTCGAACCTGCCCTTCCGGACGCGCTGTCCTCGGCCCTCCGCGGCACCACCACCTGGATGAGCCCCTCGGCCAAGGCGGCCGTGACCTACGACCGTCCGTTTTGGCGCGAGCAGGGCCTCGCCGGGCGCGTGCGGAGTGCGGCCGGTCCGGTGCACGATTGGCACGACGCCACGACGCCCGACGGCCACGCCGCGCTCGTCGGGTTCATGCATCCCCCAGGCCCCGACTCCCCCACGCCGAGCGATTCGGGCGAGCAGAGGGCGGCCCTCGTTCGGCAGCTCGTGCACTGCTTCGGCGAGGCGGCCGGGGCGCCCACCGGCGTCGCAACGGCCGACTGGCGTCACGACCCGGCCACGACGCCGCCCACGGGGCCCAAGCCGGGCCCGCACGCCCCTCCGGACCCGGCCCCAATCCTTCAGCGCCCGCAGTGGGAGGGGCGGTTGCACGTTGCCGCCGCGGAGACGGCCACCGAGCACCCGGGCTATCTCGACGGCGCCATCGAGGCGGGCCGCCGTGCCGCACTCACGCTGGCGTAG
- a CDS encoding DoxX family protein: protein MDSSRWTSVDLALLVLRIGIGVTFVFVYGWDKMAGGPGTWGDLGSTMEIFGITFWPTFWGFMAAATEFVGGICLLLGLLFRPVLGLLLVVMTVAFSSHVAAGEGPWHAMEMATVFVALLLTGPGRYSVDAYFRSSTGPGEAERA from the coding sequence ATGGATTCCTCCCGGTGGACCTCCGTCGATCTTGCACTGCTCGTGCTCCGCATCGGCATTGGCGTCACCTTCGTCTTCGTGTACGGGTGGGACAAAATGGCCGGTGGCCCAGGAACGTGGGGCGATCTCGGAAGCACCATGGAAATTTTTGGGATCACCTTCTGGCCCACGTTCTGGGGCTTTATGGCGGCGGCCACGGAGTTTGTGGGCGGCATCTGTCTCCTGCTCGGCCTGCTCTTCCGGCCCGTCCTTGGGCTCCTGCTCGTGGTGATGACGGTCGCGTTTTCGAGCCACGTCGCGGCCGGTGAGGGGCCCTGGCACGCCATGGAGATGGCGACGGTATTCGTGGCGCTCCTGCTGACAGGGCCCGGCCGGTACAGCGTAGACGCGTATTTTCGGTCGTCGACGGGGCCGGGGGAGGCTGAGCGTGCCTGA
- a CDS encoding OprO/OprP family phosphate-selective porin: MSAAPLRLFVVLLAALILVGVGSAGMAQTGPASEASGKVQAGEEGFRVVSGDGAFALRLRGDLYADARFLPGTTEPAGADRFFLRRARPRLQGRVYDRFAFSIRSDFGVGGPEIDDAFVEARFAPALRLRIGRFNVPVGLEVLASSTGLMHVERGFPSGLVPERDVGVMLAGDAGTGRLQYALGLFNGVPGATEPGDDVDDAKEVAGRMFAVPFAGTNKVWEGLGVGLAGTVGTVTGTGATPALTGLRTTGRQSIFGYRDGVRADGRRWRVAPQARFYAGPVELLGEYTVTTETARRGSGKEPLTHRAWQASAAVVLTGEDAREGEVVPDDPFGAERGTGAIELGGRVHGVTFDDEAFPAFAAPTAASGATAWGLTLSWYPNTMVRFMLGMERTGFEAPGAAPARDAETLLLTRMQISF, encoded by the coding sequence ATGAGTGCCGCTCCCCTGCGTCTGTTCGTCGTTCTTCTCGCGGCATTGATCCTCGTCGGGGTAGGAAGTGCAGGGATGGCGCAGACGGGCCCGGCGTCGGAGGCGAGTGGTAAGGTGCAGGCGGGCGAGGAGGGGTTTCGGGTCGTCTCCGGCGACGGTGCGTTTGCACTTCGTCTCCGTGGCGACCTCTACGCCGACGCGCGCTTCCTTCCCGGCACCACTGAACCGGCGGGGGCCGACCGTTTCTTTCTCCGGCGCGCCCGACCGCGCCTCCAGGGACGCGTCTACGATCGGTTCGCGTTCAGTATCCGGAGCGACTTCGGAGTTGGCGGCCCTGAGATCGACGACGCGTTCGTCGAGGCTCGATTTGCACCGGCCCTCCGGCTGCGCATAGGCCGGTTTAACGTGCCGGTGGGGCTGGAAGTCTTGGCGTCGTCGACGGGACTGATGCATGTTGAGCGGGGGTTTCCATCGGGCCTCGTCCCGGAGCGTGACGTGGGCGTCATGCTTGCCGGCGACGCGGGGACGGGACGGTTGCAGTACGCGCTTGGGCTCTTCAACGGCGTTCCGGGGGCTACGGAGCCGGGGGACGACGTGGACGATGCGAAAGAGGTCGCAGGACGGATGTTTGCCGTTCCATTCGCGGGCACGAATAAAGTATGGGAAGGCCTCGGCGTGGGGCTAGCCGGGACGGTGGGGACGGTGACCGGCACGGGGGCAACGCCGGCGCTCACGGGGCTTCGCACGACCGGCCGGCAGTCGATTTTTGGGTATCGAGACGGGGTGCGGGCGGACGGCCGGCGGTGGCGGGTGGCACCGCAGGCGCGGTTCTACGCGGGGCCGGTGGAGCTACTCGGGGAGTACACGGTGACGACCGAGACGGCACGGCGCGGGTCGGGGAAAGAGCCCCTCACGCATCGCGCGTGGCAGGCCAGCGCCGCCGTGGTGTTGACGGGGGAGGACGCCCGAGAGGGCGAGGTGGTCCCCGACGATCCCTTCGGTGCCGAGCGGGGGACGGGCGCGATCGAACTGGGAGGACGTGTCCACGGGGTTACGTTCGACGACGAGGCGTTTCCGGCCTTTGCGGCACCCACCGCGGCGTCGGGGGCAACGGCATGGGGGCTCACCCTGAGTTGGTACCCCAACACCATGGTGCGCTTTATGCTGGGAATGGAACGCACTGGGTTTGAGGCCCCTGGGGCGGCCCCGGCCCGTGACGCCGAGACGTTGCTCCTCACGCGGATGCAGATCTCGTTCTGA
- the apaG gene encoding Co2+/Mg2+ efflux protein ApaG encodes MISYASTTRGITITVRPIYLDEPSDLLEREFTFGYAVHIENDSTNEVQVLRRRWIIEEGNGGRQDLTGDGTLRPHPVIAPGETHVHDGSCTIKSFNGTVEGNYLVQRSDGEQFRVSVPPFPLHAAAN; translated from the coding sequence ATGATTAGTTACGCCTCCACCACACGTGGCATCACGATCACTGTACGGCCCATCTACCTGGACGAGCCGTCCGATCTTCTGGAGCGCGAGTTTACGTTCGGGTACGCCGTTCATATCGAAAACGACAGCACGAACGAGGTCCAGGTGCTCCGACGGCGATGGATCATTGAGGAGGGCAACGGCGGCCGACAGGACCTGACCGGCGACGGCACGCTTCGTCCCCACCCGGTCATTGCGCCCGGTGAGACCCATGTCCATGACGGGTCCTGCACGATCAAATCGTTCAACGGGACCGTGGAGGGCAACTACCTCGTGCAGCGGTCCGATGGGGAGCAGTTCCGCGTCTCGGTTCCGCCGTTCCCCCTGCACGCCGCCGCGAATTGA
- a CDS encoding DoxX family protein, whose amino-acid sequence MIWTHLSTFRDLGLLLLRGTIGLYMAIGHGWGKIMGGPEQWAGLGGTMELFGLGFVPTFWGFMAAFAEFAGALLVALGLLTRPAALLLAVNMGVAATAHMTGMIDGSPESALVYGFVFLSLVFVGPGKYSVDEVAG is encoded by the coding sequence ATGATTTGGACGCACCTCAGCACGTTTCGCGACCTGGGCCTGCTTCTGCTCCGGGGGACGATTGGGTTGTACATGGCCATCGGACACGGATGGGGAAAAATCATGGGGGGGCCTGAACAATGGGCCGGGCTGGGCGGCACCATGGAGCTCTTCGGGCTCGGCTTCGTCCCTACCTTCTGGGGCTTTATGGCCGCCTTCGCGGAGTTCGCGGGTGCCCTGCTCGTCGCCCTCGGCCTGCTTACCCGCCCGGCCGCCCTTCTGCTCGCGGTCAACATGGGGGTTGCGGCCACCGCGCACATGACCGGCATGATCGACGGCAGTCCGGAGAGTGCGCTCGTCTACGGCTTTGTGTTTCTGAGCCTCGTCTTCGTAGGCCCCGGCAAATACAGCGTCGACGAGGTCGCAGGGTAG
- a CDS encoding thiamine pyrophosphate-dependent enzyme produces the protein MSDDMADANQDGQTPDGTKKPDLPPGLAGGSDDQDQSASDEETSPGTKKPDLPPGLGGENGESDDPSTKKPAGPPGAKKPAGPPSPGSDGDEDDGPTLPPGYGGDGAGEALSREDFQSDQEVRWCPGCGDYAILSTVQRLLPDLGVDKENVVFISGIGCAGRFPYYMDTYGMHGIHGRAPAIATGLKTSNPELDVWVVTGDGDALSIGGNHLIHVLRRNLDTQILLFNNEIYGLTKGQYSPTSDAGTVSKSTPHGSVDRPFNPVSVALGADASFVARTMDRDPKHMKAMMRAAHAHDGTGFLEIYQNCNIFNDGAFFEFTERETKDERAIFLEHGEPMTFANGTRGIRLDTLQPEVIDLEDDDWSVDDCLVHDETSPELATILGRMSWQDDDGDPIPRLDETGTQLPRPFGVIHRTERPTYAERVHQQLDAVTEERGEGDLDALLRAGETWTIE, from the coding sequence ATGAGCGACGACATGGCAGACGCCAACCAGGACGGACAGACCCCGGATGGCACCAAAAAGCCGGACCTTCCGCCCGGCCTTGCCGGCGGGAGCGACGATCAGGACCAGAGCGCATCCGACGAGGAGACGTCGCCCGGAACGAAAAAACCGGATCTTCCGCCGGGGCTTGGGGGCGAAAACGGCGAATCGGATGATCCGAGCACCAAGAAGCCGGCGGGGCCGCCGGGGGCGAAAAAGCCTGCGGGCCCGCCGTCGCCCGGCAGTGACGGCGATGAGGACGACGGCCCCACGCTGCCACCCGGCTACGGCGGCGACGGAGCAGGCGAGGCCCTGTCCCGGGAGGACTTTCAGTCCGACCAGGAGGTGCGCTGGTGCCCCGGCTGCGGCGACTACGCCATCCTGTCCACCGTGCAGCGCCTGCTGCCGGACCTGGGGGTGGACAAGGAGAACGTTGTGTTCATCAGTGGCATCGGGTGCGCGGGGCGGTTTCCCTACTACATGGACACCTACGGCATGCATGGCATCCACGGCCGTGCGCCCGCTATCGCTACAGGCCTCAAGACGAGCAACCCGGAGCTGGACGTGTGGGTGGTGACCGGGGACGGAGACGCGCTTTCCATTGGCGGCAACCACCTGATTCACGTCCTGCGCCGCAACCTCGACACCCAGATCCTGCTCTTCAACAACGAGATCTACGGCCTCACGAAGGGCCAGTACAGCCCCACCTCCGACGCGGGGACCGTCTCCAAGAGCACGCCCCACGGCTCCGTCGACCGCCCCTTCAACCCCGTCTCTGTCGCGCTGGGGGCCGACGCCTCGTTTGTGGCGCGCACGATGGACCGCGACCCGAAGCACATGAAGGCGATGATGCGTGCGGCCCACGCCCACGACGGCACCGGCTTCCTGGAGATCTACCAGAACTGCAACATCTTCAACGACGGGGCCTTCTTCGAATTCACCGAGCGGGAGACGAAAGACGAGCGTGCGATCTTCCTAGAGCACGGCGAGCCGATGACGTTCGCCAACGGCACGAGGGGCATCCGGCTCGACACCCTCCAGCCCGAGGTGATCGATCTGGAGGACGACGACTGGTCGGTCGACGACTGCCTCGTGCACGACGAGACCTCCCCGGAGCTCGCCACGATCCTCGGGCGCATGTCGTGGCAGGACGACGACGGCGACCCGATTCCCCGCCTCGACGAGACCGGCACGCAGCTGCCCCGCCCGTTCGGCGTGATCCACCGCACCGAGCGACCCACCTACGCGGAGCGTGTGCACCAGCAGCTCGACGCCGTTACTGAAGAGCGAGGGGAGGGAGACCTCGACGCGCTGCTCCGCGCCGGCGAAACGTGGACGATTGAGTAG
- a CDS encoding thymidylate synthase: MQQYLDYLQDILDHGTRHEDRTGTGTIRVFGRQLRFDLTDGFPLLTTKRVWMRGVTEELLWFLRGETNIQSLVQAGVSIWTDWPLQRYREATGGEIDRETFEQNIAEDDAFAERWGTLGPVYGKQWRDFEGPDRRVDQIERLVRGLREKPHSRRHVVSAWHPAQIEDAALPPCHYAFQCFVEGEPGDGRLSLMWQQRSVDSFLGLPFNIASYALLTHMLAQQANLTPHELIFSGGDCHIYRNHVEQVEKQLSRSPHDRPTLRLRERDSIFEYTADDVTIEDYEHHPALTAPIAV; encoded by the coding sequence ATGCAGCAGTACCTCGACTACCTCCAGGACATCCTCGACCACGGCACGCGGCACGAGGACCGCACCGGCACGGGCACCATCCGCGTGTTCGGGCGACAGCTTCGATTCGACCTGACCGACGGCTTCCCGCTGCTCACCACAAAGCGAGTGTGGATGCGCGGGGTCACGGAGGAGCTGCTCTGGTTCTTGCGAGGCGAGACCAACATCCAGTCGCTCGTGCAGGCCGGCGTGTCAATCTGGACGGACTGGCCGCTCCAGCGGTACCGCGAGGCCACCGGCGGGGAGATCGACCGGGAAACGTTCGAACAGAACATTGCCGAGGACGACGCCTTTGCCGAGCGGTGGGGCACCCTCGGCCCTGTCTACGGCAAACAGTGGCGCGACTTCGAGGGCCCGGACCGACGGGTGGACCAGATCGAGCGGCTCGTCCGCGGCCTCCGCGAGAAGCCCCACTCGCGCCGTCACGTCGTGAGCGCCTGGCATCCCGCCCAGATTGAAGACGCCGCGCTTCCGCCCTGCCACTACGCATTTCAGTGCTTCGTGGAGGGGGAGCCGGGCGACGGGCGGCTGTCGCTGATGTGGCAGCAGCGCAGCGTCGACAGCTTCCTCGGCCTTCCGTTCAACATCGCCAGCTACGCGCTGCTCACGCACATGCTGGCCCAGCAGGCCAACCTCACGCCACACGAGCTCATCTTCAGTGGGGGCGACTGCCACATCTATCGCAACCACGTCGAGCAGGTTGAGAAGCAGCTCAGCCGCTCCCCCCACGACCGCCCGACGCTCCGCCTTCGCGAGCGCGACTCGATCTTCGAGTACACCGCCGACGACGTGACGATTGAGGACTACGAGCACCACCCCGCCCTGACGGCCCCAATCGCCGTGTAG